Proteins from a genomic interval of Pseudomonas sp. RC10:
- a CDS encoding GlxA family transcriptional regulator has translation MASLRYGKQLGQGLKAAFETRLVSPDGQQVRSFSEVVLPVDGALENADIIILPAFVDNFDTLRARYPQILPWLREQHARGAVLCGEASGVFWLAESGLLDGKEATTYWRFFNEFAERFPNVLLNQEKHLTDADNLYCAGGTISACDLYIYLIERFCGANVAQTVARDILYEVQRSYSPGRMGFGGQKLHQDVIILQIQHWLEEHFADKFRFEDVAREHGMSIRNFMRRFQTATGDKPLHYLQRLRIETAKGLLSGSRKSIKTISYEVGYDDASFFARLFRQHTELSPNQYRQQFQQAA, from the coding sequence CTGGCCAGCCTGCGTTACGGCAAACAACTGGGCCAGGGCCTCAAAGCCGCGTTTGAAACCCGGCTCGTCAGCCCCGATGGACAACAGGTGCGCAGCTTCAGTGAAGTCGTGTTGCCGGTGGACGGCGCGCTCGAAAACGCCGACATCATCATCCTCCCCGCCTTCGTCGACAATTTCGACACCTTGCGCGCTCGCTACCCGCAGATCTTGCCGTGGCTGCGGGAGCAACATGCCCGGGGCGCCGTGCTGTGCGGTGAAGCCAGCGGTGTGTTCTGGCTGGCTGAATCCGGCCTGCTGGATGGCAAGGAGGCCACCACCTATTGGCGTTTCTTCAATGAGTTCGCCGAGCGTTTCCCGAACGTCTTGCTCAATCAGGAAAAGCACCTGACCGACGCCGACAACCTGTATTGCGCAGGCGGCACGATTTCGGCGTGCGATCTGTACATCTATCTGATCGAGCGCTTCTGCGGCGCCAACGTGGCACAGACGGTGGCCCGCGACATTCTGTACGAAGTGCAGCGCAGCTACTCACCGGGTCGGATGGGGTTTGGCGGGCAGAAGCTGCACCAGGACGTGATCATCCTGCAAATTCAGCACTGGCTCGAAGAGCATTTCGCCGACAAATTCCGTTTCGAAGACGTGGCGCGGGAACACGGCATGAGCATTCGCAACTTCATGCGCCGCTTCCAGACCGCTACCGGCGACAAGCCGCTGCACTACCTGCAACGCCTGCGCATCGAAACAGCGAAAGGCCTGCTGTCGGGCTCGCGCAAAAGCATCAAAACCATCAGCTATGAAGTCGGCTACGACGACGCGAGCTTCTTCGCACGGCTGTTCCGGCAACATACCGAGCTGTCGCCGAATCAGTATCGGCAGCAGTTCCAGCAGGCGGCCTAA